From a single Saimiri boliviensis isolate mSaiBol1 chromosome 7, mSaiBol1.pri, whole genome shotgun sequence genomic region:
- the STYK1 gene encoding tyrosine-protein kinase STYK1 isoform X1, translating to MICNGSEGKTQRADYQRRGPILGNARSLTTVGFERSPKPSSDVLIREEDIPVAMGVTRMLLECSLSDKLCVIQEKQYEVIIVPTFLVTIFLILLGVILWLFMREQRTQQQRPGPRDIAPVPPSRDLSWEAAGCGGNVALPLKETSVENFLGATTPALAKLEVPREQLSEVLEQICNGSCGPIFRASMNTGDPSKPKSVILKALKEPAGLHEVQDFLGRVQFHQYLGKHKNLVQLEGCCTEKLPLYMVLEDVVHGDLLSFLWTCRRDVMTMDGLLYDLTEKQVYHIGKQVLLALEFLQDKHLFHGDVAARNILIQSDLTAKLCGLGLAYEVYTRGAISSQTIPLKWLAPERLLLRPAGIKADVWSFGILLYEMVTLGAPPYPEVPPTSILQHLQRRKIMKRPSSCTHTMYNIMKSCWRWHEAGRPSPGELRLRLEAAIRTADDKAVLQVPELVVPELYAAVAGIRVESLFYNYSIL from the exons AAGGAAAAACCCAGCGGGCTGACTACCAAAGAAGAGGACCGATCCTTGGAAATGCAAGGTCACTGACAACAGTAGGATTTGAAAGAAGCCCCAAGCCATCTTCTGATGTGTTAATCAG GGAAGAAGACATCCCTGTGGCAATGGGCGTGACACGGATGCTCTTGGAATGCAGTCTCAGTGACAAGTTGTGTG TCATCCAGGAGAAGCAGTATGAAGTGATTATCGTCCCAACTTTCTTGGTTACTATCTTCCTCATCCTTCTTGGGGTCATCCTGTGGCTTTTTATGAGAGAGCAAAGAACTCAACAGCAGCGTCCTGGACCTCGAG ACATTGCTCCTGTCCCTCCATCTAGGGACCTAAGCTGGGAAGCAGCTGGATGTGGAGGAAATGTGGCTTTGCCACTTAAGGAGACATCTGTGGAAAACTTTCTGGGAGCTACCACACCTGCCTTGGCTAAGCTGGAGGTGCCCCGGGAGCAACTCTCTGAAGTTCTGGAGCAGATTTGCAATGGTAGCTGTGGGCCCATCTTTCGAGCCAGTATGAACACTGGGGACCCTTCGAAGCCCAAGAGTGTTATTCTCAAAGCTTTAAAAG AACCAGCTGGGCTCCATGAGGTACAGGATTTCTTGGGGCGAGTCCAATTCCATCAATACCTGGGGAAACACAAGAACCTGGTGCAGCTGGAAGGCTGCTGCACCGAGAAGCTGCCACTCTATATGGTGCTGGAGGATGTGGTCCATGGAGACCTGCTCAGCTTTCTCTGGACCTGTCGCCGG GATGTGATGACCATGGACGGTCTTCTCTACGATCTCACAGAAAAACAAGTATATCACATCGGAAAGCAGGTCCTTTTGGCTCTG GAATTCCTGCAGGATAAGCATTTGTTCCATGGGGATGTGGCAGCCAGGAATATCTTGATCCAAAGTGATCTCACTGCTAAGCTCTGTGGATTGGGCCTGGCTTATGAAGTTTATACCCGAGGGGCCATCTCTTCTCAAACCATACCTCTCAAGTGGCTTGCCCCAGAACGGCTTCTCCTAAGACCTGCTGGCATCAAAGCAGATGT ATGGTCTTTTGGGATCCTGCTCTATGAGATGGTGACTCTAG GGGCACCACCGTATCCTGAAGTCCCTCCTACCAGCATCCTACAGCATCTCCAAAGAAGGAAAATCATGAAGAGACCCAGTAGCTGCACACATACCAT GTATAATATTATGAAGTCCTGCTGGCGCTGGCATGAGGCTGGCCGCCCCTCACCTGGAGAGCTACGCTTGCGCCTAGAAGCTGCCATTAGAACTGCAGATGACAAGGCTGTGTTACAAGTACCAGAGTTGGTGGTACCTGAACTGTATGCAGCTGTGGCCGGCATCCGAGTGGAGAGCCTCTTCTACAATTACAGCATCCTTTGA
- the STYK1 gene encoding tyrosine-protein kinase STYK1 isoform X2: MGVTRMLLECSLSDKLCVIQEKQYEVIIVPTFLVTIFLILLGVILWLFMREQRTQQQRPGPRDIAPVPPSRDLSWEAAGCGGNVALPLKETSVENFLGATTPALAKLEVPREQLSEVLEQICNGSCGPIFRASMNTGDPSKPKSVILKALKEPAGLHEVQDFLGRVQFHQYLGKHKNLVQLEGCCTEKLPLYMVLEDVVHGDLLSFLWTCRRDVMTMDGLLYDLTEKQVYHIGKQVLLALEFLQDKHLFHGDVAARNILIQSDLTAKLCGLGLAYEVYTRGAISSQTIPLKWLAPERLLLRPAGIKADVWSFGILLYEMVTLGAPPYPEVPPTSILQHLQRRKIMKRPSSCTHTMYNIMKSCWRWHEAGRPSPGELRLRLEAAIRTADDKAVLQVPELVVPELYAAVAGIRVESLFYNYSIL, from the exons ATGGGCGTGACACGGATGCTCTTGGAATGCAGTCTCAGTGACAAGTTGTGTG TCATCCAGGAGAAGCAGTATGAAGTGATTATCGTCCCAACTTTCTTGGTTACTATCTTCCTCATCCTTCTTGGGGTCATCCTGTGGCTTTTTATGAGAGAGCAAAGAACTCAACAGCAGCGTCCTGGACCTCGAG ACATTGCTCCTGTCCCTCCATCTAGGGACCTAAGCTGGGAAGCAGCTGGATGTGGAGGAAATGTGGCTTTGCCACTTAAGGAGACATCTGTGGAAAACTTTCTGGGAGCTACCACACCTGCCTTGGCTAAGCTGGAGGTGCCCCGGGAGCAACTCTCTGAAGTTCTGGAGCAGATTTGCAATGGTAGCTGTGGGCCCATCTTTCGAGCCAGTATGAACACTGGGGACCCTTCGAAGCCCAAGAGTGTTATTCTCAAAGCTTTAAAAG AACCAGCTGGGCTCCATGAGGTACAGGATTTCTTGGGGCGAGTCCAATTCCATCAATACCTGGGGAAACACAAGAACCTGGTGCAGCTGGAAGGCTGCTGCACCGAGAAGCTGCCACTCTATATGGTGCTGGAGGATGTGGTCCATGGAGACCTGCTCAGCTTTCTCTGGACCTGTCGCCGG GATGTGATGACCATGGACGGTCTTCTCTACGATCTCACAGAAAAACAAGTATATCACATCGGAAAGCAGGTCCTTTTGGCTCTG GAATTCCTGCAGGATAAGCATTTGTTCCATGGGGATGTGGCAGCCAGGAATATCTTGATCCAAAGTGATCTCACTGCTAAGCTCTGTGGATTGGGCCTGGCTTATGAAGTTTATACCCGAGGGGCCATCTCTTCTCAAACCATACCTCTCAAGTGGCTTGCCCCAGAACGGCTTCTCCTAAGACCTGCTGGCATCAAAGCAGATGT ATGGTCTTTTGGGATCCTGCTCTATGAGATGGTGACTCTAG GGGCACCACCGTATCCTGAAGTCCCTCCTACCAGCATCCTACAGCATCTCCAAAGAAGGAAAATCATGAAGAGACCCAGTAGCTGCACACATACCAT GTATAATATTATGAAGTCCTGCTGGCGCTGGCATGAGGCTGGCCGCCCCTCACCTGGAGAGCTACGCTTGCGCCTAGAAGCTGCCATTAGAACTGCAGATGACAAGGCTGTGTTACAAGTACCAGAGTTGGTGGTACCTGAACTGTATGCAGCTGTGGCCGGCATCCGAGTGGAGAGCCTCTTCTACAATTACAGCATCCTTTGA